One Pleurocapsa sp. PCC 7327 DNA segment encodes these proteins:
- a CDS encoding RtcB family protein, which produces MITKQDFRRINDYIWEIPTSFHPQMKVPVWVFADEELLEDALGDLSITQAVNVACLPGLVGHVAIMPDVHQGYGMPIGGVMASLVPGGIISPGAVGYDINCGVRVLASPIDYQSAKPYLSDLASTLYRNCPSGVGEKGSIPLTTEELDNVCRKGARWALEHGYALEEDLPRTEEFGCLEGADPSKASKRAKERGRGQLGTLGAGNHFLEVDVIEEIYDREAAEIMGLHKGCLALQIHCGSRGFGHQICTDYVQDFQWAVINYGIQLPDRELVCAPIDSTEGQAYLAAMKAAANYAFANRQTLAYHARRSFKEIFGSQAGENPLRQVYDIAHNMAKIEKHRIEGKDMTVCVHRKGATRAFGPGFAGLPSEYRPIGQPVLVPGSMGTESWILLGTNTNEELSFGSTCHGAGRVMSRHKAKREIRGDLLRQELENEGISVRAGSMPGLAEEAPKAYKDVSRVVEAVSKAGIAHKVARLHPIAVVKG; this is translated from the coding sequence ATGATTACCAAACAGGATTTTCGTCGAATTAACGATTACATTTGGGAAATTCCTACCTCCTTTCATCCGCAAATGAAAGTTCCCGTTTGGGTGTTCGCCGATGAGGAACTTCTAGAGGATGCCTTAGGGGATTTATCCATTACCCAAGCAGTCAATGTTGCCTGCTTGCCCGGTTTAGTCGGTCATGTCGCCATTATGCCCGACGTGCACCAGGGCTATGGCATGCCGATTGGCGGCGTGATGGCCTCTCTTGTACCCGGAGGCATTATTTCTCCTGGGGCAGTTGGATACGATATCAACTGCGGCGTTCGCGTTTTAGCCTCGCCCATCGACTATCAAAGCGCCAAACCCTATTTGAGCGACTTAGCAAGCACTCTCTACCGCAACTGCCCCAGTGGAGTTGGCGAAAAGGGAAGCATCCCTCTTACGACAGAAGAATTAGACAACGTATGTCGAAAGGGCGCTCGCTGGGCGCTAGAGCATGGCTATGCCCTTGAAGAAGACTTACCGCGCACCGAGGAATTTGGCTGCTTAGAAGGAGCCGATCCCAGCAAGGCGAGCAAACGCGCTAAAGAACGCGGTAGAGGTCAATTAGGTACGCTGGGAGCGGGTAATCACTTTCTAGAAGTCGATGTCATCGAGGAAATCTACGATCGCGAAGCGGCTGAAATCATGGGATTGCACAAAGGATGTCTCGCCTTGCAAATTCACTGCGGTTCTCGCGGTTTCGGACACCAAATTTGTACCGATTACGTCCAAGATTTTCAATGGGCAGTCATCAACTACGGCATCCAACTACCCGATCGCGAATTGGTCTGCGCGCCCATCGATTCAACCGAAGGACAAGCCTATCTAGCGGCAATGAAAGCGGCTGCCAACTATGCGTTTGCCAACCGTCAAACGTTGGCATATCACGCTCGGCGCAGTTTCAAAGAGATATTCGGTTCGCAAGCCGGAGAAAATCCCCTGCGCCAAGTCTACGATATCGCCCATAATATGGCGAAGATAGAAAAACACCGCATTGAAGGGAAAGATATGACCGTCTGCGTCCACCGCAAGGGTGCAACGCGGGCGTTTGGTCCTGGATTTGCAGGACTGCCAAGCGAGTATCGCCCTATCGGTCAACCCGTTCTCGTACCCGGTTCGATGGGAACGGAGAGTTGGATTTTGTTGGGAACGAACACCAATGAAGAATTGTCTTTCGGTTCTACCTGTCACGGTGCAGGACGGGTGATGAGCCGCCATAAAGCAAAAAGGGAAATTCGGGGCGATCTCTTACGGCAAGAGTTAGAAAATGAAGGAATCAGCGTTCGCGCGGGTTCGATGCCGGGACTTGCCGAAGAAGCGCCCAAGGCATACAAAGATGTCAGCCGCGTTGTGGAAGCGGTTAGCAAAGCTGGCATCGCTCATAAAGTAGCTCGTCTGCATCCCATTGCCGTAGTAAAAGGATAA
- a CDS encoding phosphoribosyltransferase: MTTLLHNRIEAGQLLASRLTGYANCPYGIVLALPRGGVPVAFEIARKLQLPLDVCLVRKLGVPGHKELAMGAIASNDVTIVNRDVVNWLHISPETIEQVAEQEKKELARRDRAYRGNRPYPEIRDRTVILVDDGIATGATMRAAIAALRQQQPKEIVVAVPVAAPSVCQELRTEVDKLICLRKPEPLHSISLWYEDFSQTTDEEVRDLLERAECELMAMK, from the coding sequence ATGACTACACTATTACACAATAGAATTGAAGCGGGTCAACTGCTTGCATCCAGGCTAACAGGTTATGCCAATTGCCCGTATGGAATCGTCTTGGCATTACCTCGCGGTGGGGTTCCTGTTGCCTTCGAAATTGCTAGAAAATTGCAGCTTCCGTTAGACGTGTGCTTGGTACGCAAATTAGGCGTGCCGGGACACAAAGAGCTGGCAATGGGAGCGATCGCAAGCAATGACGTAACGATCGTCAACCGCGATGTCGTCAACTGGCTGCACATTTCGCCCGAAACCATCGAGCAAGTTGCCGAGCAGGAAAAAAAGGAACTAGCACGACGCGATCGCGCTTATCGAGGCAATCGCCCCTATCCGGAAATTCGCGATCGCACCGTTATCCTCGTCGATGATGGCATTGCTACGGGAGCAACCATGCGAGCGGCGATCGCCGCCTTGCGACAGCAGCAACCCAAAGAAATCGTCGTCGCCGTTCCCGTTGCTGCCCCATCGGTTTGTCAAGAGTTAAGAACCGAAGTAGACAAACTAATTTGCCTCAGAAAACCAGAACCCCTCCATTCTATTAGCCTCTGGTACGAGGATTTTTCCCAAACCACCGACGAAGAAGTACGCGATTTACTAGAGAGAGCAGAATGCGAACTCATGGCAATGAAATAA
- a CDS encoding phosphoribosyltransferase encodes MTTRFRNRTEAGQLLAKKLTAYANRKDVLVLGLPRGGVPVAYEVAKALNAPLDICLVRKLGVPGHKELAMGAIASGGVRVLNYDVVSWLNISGKTIDKVAQKELRELQRRDRAYRGDRPPADARDRTVILVDDGLATGSTMRAAVAVLREQQPKSIVVAVPVAPPDTCKTLSAEVEEVVCLMTPEPFYAIGLWYENFAQTTDEEVRELLNERLSAVKHEAISF; translated from the coding sequence ATGACGACAAGATTTCGCAATCGAACGGAAGCCGGACAGCTACTGGCAAAAAAACTAACTGCCTACGCCAATCGCAAAGATGTGCTAGTGTTAGGACTTCCCCGTGGAGGAGTTCCCGTTGCTTATGAGGTGGCAAAAGCATTGAATGCCCCATTGGATATCTGCTTGGTGCGTAAGCTTGGCGTACCGGGACATAAAGAACTGGCAATGGGAGCAATCGCATCGGGTGGCGTTCGGGTACTCAATTACGATGTCGTGAGTTGGTTAAACATTTCCGGGAAGACGATTGACAAGGTAGCTCAAAAAGAACTACGGGAATTGCAGCGACGCGATCGCGCTTATCGAGGCGATCGCCCCCCAGCCGACGCGCGCGATCGCACCGTCATTCTAGTCGATGATGGTCTAGCAACTGGCTCTACCATGCGGGCGGCGGTTGCTGTACTGAGAGAACAACAGCCCAAGTCAATTGTCGTTGCCGTTCCAGTGGCACCGCCAGACACCTGCAAAACTTTAAGTGCTGAAGTAGAGGAGGTAGTGTGTCTCATGACACCAGAACCGTTCTACGCGATCGGTCTTTGGTACGAGAACTTTGCTCAGACGACCGATGAAGAAGTGCGCGAATTGCTAAACGAGCGGTTGTCAGCGGTCAAGCACGAGGCTATTTCATTCTAG
- a CDS encoding MarC family NAAT transporter: MNLQQFVEFAIGSFASLFPIVDPLGSVPIFLVLTAKDPPRLRQQTADRIAVYTVLVLALFLLVGSGILRFFGISLEVIRIAGGMVVVHSAWQMMGARSRLSKRENEKAIHRHQNEQYEDIAFTPMTMPMLAGPGAIATILGLAAQAGRTLTLTTLLNLLATLLAIALLGVAICLCLRASCWLLNFFGETGIMASSRILGFITMAVGVQFILNGLADWLKDLQ, from the coding sequence ATGAACCTTCAGCAGTTTGTTGAATTCGCCATCGGGAGTTTTGCGTCTCTATTCCCGATCGTCGATCCCCTCGGTAGCGTGCCGATTTTTCTAGTGCTGACGGCGAAAGACCCCCCGCGTCTCCGTCAACAGACTGCCGATCGCATTGCTGTGTACACTGTCTTGGTCTTGGCGCTGTTTCTCCTGGTAGGGAGCGGGATTCTGCGCTTTTTTGGGATCTCCCTAGAGGTAATTCGGATTGCTGGGGGAATGGTGGTAGTTCATTCGGCTTGGCAGATGATGGGTGCTAGGTCTCGCCTCAGCAAACGGGAAAATGAGAAAGCGATCCATCGGCATCAAAACGAGCAGTATGAGGATATTGCCTTCACTCCCATGACAATGCCGATGCTAGCGGGTCCTGGAGCGATCGCTACTATCCTCGGACTTGCTGCCCAGGCGGGGCGAACCTTGACCTTAACAACCTTGCTCAATCTCTTGGCAACGCTGTTGGCGATTGCGTTGCTAGGGGTCGCAATCTGTCTCTGTCTGCGGGCTTCGTGCTGGCTGCTGAATTTCTTCGGAGAAACGGGTATTATGGCATCTAGCCGTATTCTGGGATTCATTACCATGGCGGTGGGCGTTCAGTTCATCCTCAACGGGTTGGCAGATTGGTTGAAGGACTTGCAGTAG
- a CDS encoding archease, whose protein sequence is MKDKSDLAATEGFEEIEHTADWAYRVWGKSLEALFIQAAKGLYHLAGTRLSDRPETIREIRLQGIDSESLLIAWLNELLHLHESENLGCDRIEILQLDEHNLQATVTGLPVQQWLKDIKAATYHNLAIRSTETGFEATIVLDV, encoded by the coding sequence ATGAAAGATAAAAGCGACTTAGCCGCAACGGAAGGGTTTGAAGAGATCGAACATACGGCTGATTGGGCATATCGAGTTTGGGGAAAAAGCTTAGAAGCCTTATTTATCCAAGCAGCCAAAGGACTCTATCACTTAGCAGGCACTCGACTGAGCGATCGCCCAGAGACGATCCGAGAAATTCGCTTGCAGGGAATCGACAGCGAAAGTTTACTCATTGCCTGGTTAAACGAACTACTTCACCTTCACGAAAGTGAAAATCTCGGCTGCGATCGCATAGAAATCCTACAGCTCGACGAGCACAATTTGCAGGCAACCGTCACTGGTTTGCCCGTCCAACAATGGCTCAAAGATATCAAAGCAGCCACTTACCACAACCTAGCAATTCGTTCTACAGAAACGGGTTTTGAGGCGACGATAGTCTTAGACGTATAA
- a CDS encoding DUF1838 domain-containing protein: protein MTSVREFDAKTFVKVRASLEPSEQSWLTWSGSLYAFVPGQKRKRLFNIVGMSVSRCIPSKDGGWEFTSRELTYYLDPSTNGVLQQWENPWTGEAVPVMHVANNPVQSYFEGQFPAYVDRDFATFVFDIFPTYPNPLAEDERFVGYSPNPTYQAVELFKLTVPLADLLNPAINSVSQLYLSWDRIGPWLPWMKMGDRPGHLIYSAWGSKVSDFTQLPQLLQDEINTRVPLYRNAPQSLLDREDMTSWRYFQQHFDAYLTGEIFPLPALESHESGSDPKSDS from the coding sequence ATGACTTCAGTTAGAGAATTTGATGCTAAAACATTTGTTAAAGTCCGTGCTTCTCTTGAGCCTAGCGAACAATCATGGCTGACTTGGAGTGGTTCACTCTATGCTTTTGTTCCCGGACAGAAACGGAAACGCCTCTTTAATATAGTTGGCATGAGCGTGAGTCGCTGCATTCCTTCCAAAGATGGAGGCTGGGAGTTTACATCCAGGGAACTAACCTACTACCTCGATCCGAGTACGAATGGAGTTTTGCAACAATGGGAAAATCCCTGGACGGGAGAAGCTGTTCCGGTCATGCATGTTGCCAACAACCCAGTACAAAGTTATTTCGAGGGACAATTTCCAGCTTATGTAGATCGCGACTTCGCTACCTTTGTCTTTGACATTTTTCCCACCTACCCAAATCCCCTAGCTGAAGACGAAAGGTTTGTCGGTTACAGTCCCAACCCAACCTATCAAGCTGTCGAATTATTTAAGCTGACCGTACCTCTGGCAGACTTATTAAATCCCGCCATTAACTCAGTTTCTCAGTTGTATCTCAGTTGGGACAGAATCGGTCCTTGGTTGCCTTGGATGAAAATGGGCGATCGCCCCGGTCATCTTATTTATAGCGCTTGGGGCAGCAAAGTGAGTGACTTCACTCAATTGCCACAACTCCTTCAGGATGAAATTAACACCAGAGTTCCCCTTTATCGCAATGCACCCCAATCTCTCTTAGACCGGGAAGATATGACCTCTTGGCGCTATTTCCAACAACACTTTGACGCTTATCTGACCGGGGAAATCTTTCCGCTTCCGGCACTAGAGAGTCACGAATCCGGGAGCGATCCTAAATCCGATTCATAG
- a CDS encoding DUF6629 family protein, whose protein sequence is MCFSASVSFILSAVLIPRGIYCIKTAIAKNIEYLPMACSPLAFGIQQGLEGILWLGIGAGNPNFVAIGSLGFLFFSHWFWLFWIPFLAFVLERDRVLKNISLLFVIVGLLYGASLYFLLLIHENWLSIQTIHHSIDYQTRLIFDPFVSRELVRLLYASLILLPLLISSHQSVKVFGFLILLSVIVAVLRFYYAFISVWCFFAALLSLYLAYVMYRIDAIAMSSCYKASELNL, encoded by the coding sequence ATGTGCTTTTCGGCATCAGTTAGTTTTATCCTGAGTGCTGTATTAATTCCAAGAGGAATTTATTGTATCAAAACAGCCATTGCCAAGAATATCGAGTACTTGCCAATGGCGTGTTCTCCATTGGCCTTTGGGATACAACAGGGATTGGAAGGAATTTTGTGGCTGGGAATCGGCGCGGGCAACCCCAATTTCGTCGCGATTGGTTCTTTAGGTTTTCTCTTCTTCTCTCATTGGTTTTGGCTTTTTTGGATTCCTTTTTTAGCCTTTGTTCTAGAACGCGATCGCGTCCTCAAAAATATTAGTTTGCTATTTGTCATTGTAGGGCTTCTCTATGGCGCATCGCTATATTTCCTACTGTTAATCCACGAGAACTGGTTATCTATTCAAACCATTCATCACTCGATTGATTATCAAACGAGATTAATCTTCGATCCTTTTGTGTCAAGGGAATTGGTTCGCCTACTTTACGCCTCCCTCATTTTGTTGCCTTTACTAATTTCTTCTCACCAAAGCGTTAAAGTTTTTGGGTTTCTGATTTTGCTTTCAGTAATTGTTGCTGTCCTAAGATTTTACTATGCCTTTATTTCAGTGTGGTGTTTTTTTGCTGCACTGTTGTCCCTCTATCTCGCCTACGTTATGTACCGAATAGACGCTATCGCCATGAGTAGTTGCTATAAAGCTAGTGAATTAAACCTGTAA
- a CDS encoding PRC-barrel domain-containing protein encodes MFSVVRYSQIIGLIAVDSSTASRLGEVEEVWLDEFGRIAYLSSAEGYLSLEQVSGVGTTAISIYGRIYDRAAPMNLRRLHRLVMRSTLDEPLGWIEDFLFDWHTGEIVAYILAGDIAESFGGRAVLYPEDVLEIVSERIVIREGAKDRLKSEAEGLKGFLSEKSDRVRHLVKIISDRLHDLISPHDKPEVVRVKIETVSDELANSDEHDRHALQEATDFLQEQWQHLQQSISRASSRAKSALDSAWKQIAGKR; translated from the coding sequence ATGTTTAGCGTTGTGCGTTACAGTCAAATTATCGGTCTGATAGCGGTAGATAGCTCTACTGCCTCGCGTTTGGGCGAAGTAGAAGAAGTTTGGCTCGACGAGTTCGGACGAATTGCCTATTTGTCAAGCGCGGAAGGATATCTGTCATTAGAGCAGGTTTCTGGAGTGGGAACCACTGCCATATCGATCTATGGGCGTATTTACGACCGCGCCGCGCCAATGAATCTCCGTCGCCTACATCGGCTAGTGATGCGATCGACCCTAGACGAACCGTTAGGCTGGATAGAAGATTTCCTCTTCGATTGGCATACTGGCGAGATCGTGGCTTATATTCTGGCTGGAGATATCGCCGAATCTTTCGGGGGAAGGGCAGTCCTCTATCCCGAAGATGTACTAGAGATTGTTAGCGAAAGAATTGTTATCCGAGAAGGAGCCAAAGATCGACTCAAGAGCGAAGCAGAAGGGCTAAAAGGTTTCTTGAGCGAGAAATCCGATCGGGTAAGACACCTCGTTAAAATAATTAGCGATCGCCTTCACGATCTCATTTCTCCCCACGACAAACCCGAAGTTGTGCGCGTCAAGATCGAGACAGTGAGTGACGAACTTGCCAACTCTGACGAACACGATCGCCATGCCTTGCAAGAAGCCACGGACTTTTTGCAAGAACAATGGCAACATTTGCAACAAAGCATCAGTCGCGCGAGCAGTCGGGCAAAATCTGCTCTCGATTCTGCTTGGAAACAGATCGCTGGCAAAAGGTAA
- the alr gene encoding alanine racemase: MLGSETLRSIPESRYSYQLSEIIRHRAWVEIDRAALAHNVRQIKQVLSPQTQLMAVVKADAYGHGAVRVAQTALQAGASWLATATLGEGIELREAGIVAPILLLGAINTPEEVAAIANWKLQPTLCNPWQALIFSETMVELSKVIPVHLKLDTGMSRLGMRWEQALEFVQLVQQLPGLKIASIYSHFATADDPDPTTMQLQHQRFQEAIGQLKAAGIVPPRLHLSNSAATLSDRNLHYDLVRVGLALYGLYPAPHLRSRVDLQPVLQVKARITQVKTIPPGTGVSYGHQFISDREMRIAVVGIGYADGVPRNLSNRMQVLIRGQRVPQIGAITMDQLMLDVSSIPDLQVGEVVTLIGKDGDREISADDWADILGTISWEILCGFKHRLPRVSSDRRQEQLIQTIL; encoded by the coding sequence GTGCTGGGTTCGGAAACGCTGCGTTCTATTCCTGAAAGTCGCTACAGTTATCAATTGTCTGAAATTATTCGCCATCGAGCTTGGGTAGAAATCGATCGCGCTGCTTTGGCACATAATGTCAGGCAGATTAAACAAGTTTTGTCGCCGCAAACCCAATTGATGGCAGTAGTCAAAGCGGATGCCTACGGTCATGGAGCGGTAAGAGTTGCCCAGACAGCATTGCAGGCGGGCGCGAGTTGGCTGGCAACTGCGACGTTGGGCGAAGGAATCGAACTGCGGGAAGCGGGAATTGTTGCCCCGATTTTGCTTTTAGGCGCTATCAATACCCCAGAAGAAGTCGCTGCGATCGCCAACTGGAAATTACAACCGACTCTCTGCAATCCCTGGCAAGCCTTAATCTTTTCGGAAACGATGGTAGAATTAAGTAAAGTCATCCCCGTGCATTTGAAGTTAGATACGGGAATGTCTCGTTTGGGAATGCGCTGGGAACAAGCGTTGGAGTTCGTGCAATTAGTCCAGCAGTTGCCCGGTTTGAAAATAGCCAGTATTTATTCTCACTTTGCCACGGCTGACGATCCCGATCCCACTACCATGCAGCTACAGCACCAACGGTTTCAAGAAGCGATCGGACAACTCAAAGCAGCCGGAATCGTACCGCCGCGCCTGCACCTGTCTAATTCTGCCGCTACTCTGAGCGATCGCAACCTACACTACGATCTAGTGCGAGTTGGTTTGGCACTCTATGGACTTTATCCTGCCCCTCATTTGCGATCGCGAGTCGATCTTCAACCCGTTTTGCAAGTTAAAGCGAGAATTACCCAAGTGAAAACCATTCCCCCGGGAACGGGAGTGAGTTACGGACATCAATTTATTAGCGATCGCGAAATGCGTATAGCCGTCGTGGGAATCGGTTATGCCGATGGCGTGCCTCGCAATCTGTCTAACCGCATGCAGGTGTTAATTCGAGGGCAACGAGTCCCACAAATTGGCGCGATTACGATGGATCAATTAATGCTAGACGTAAGCAGCATTCCTGACTTACAAGTGGGAGAGGTTGTGACTTTAATTGGTAAAGATGGCGATCGAGAAATATCTGCCGATGATTGGGCAGATATTTTAGGAACGATTTCTTGGGAAATTCTCTGCGGTTTTAAGCATCGACTGCCGCGAGTTAGCAGCGATCGACGTCAGGAACAGTTAATCCAAACTATTCTGTAG
- a CDS encoding UPF0182 family protein, with protein MNGRKLLKPILIVAIVGLLFSKTLTHLLTEAWWFEGVGFFGVFWTRLTWQIFVWVGTFAVYALFLWGNYRLAMRGTRHRAFRFFEGDNWLASAETSANFIAFVAIALAAFVVAIASLPAWETVLKFLHPTEFGNRDPIFRQDISFYVFKLPFYEGICYWLLGLLLAGLLLSGLTYALNSKIAPGRGWNISLAGQAKTHLSCLLAAIALPLAGMFWLARYRLLYSADGVVFGAGYTDVNVRLFAYKVMALLALGIAVTFLLSMWRRNFLLPLRGLGIVAIAWVLLGVIFPWFVQQSIVNPNELVKEKPYIANNIKFTQAAYRLDDVQRESYAAEARLNRQVLQNHQTTIRNIRLWDYRPLLSTYRQLQEIRLYYEFRDVDVDRYRIDDNYQQVMLSARELAFNQIPQEARTWVNQRLKYTHGYGLVMSPVNRATADGLPELYIKDIPPVSQIDLQVSQPAIYYGEQTDNYIFTGTTTDEFDYPQGDGNALTRYRGQGGVAIPSLWHRLAYAYDLGSLQILISNYFTNQSRIHYYRQIQERISHIAPFLRYDSDPYLVVIDGRLQWILDAYTVSDRYPYSKPVNPSQGDGGKLTEILRDRVNYIRNSVKILVDAYDGTVRFFAVDETDPLLATYRKIFPNLFEASTAIPEAVKAHFRYPQDLFVIQAQVYLAYHMTDPEVFYNREDLWNFPMQIYEGNPVRMEPYYVLVRLPGREEAEFLLILPFTPANKDNAIAWMAARSNGKDYGKLLLYEFPKQKLVYGPRQIEARIDQEPQISQQFSLWNQAGSRVIRGDLLVIPIEQSLLYVEPVYLRAEQGELPQLKRAIVVYDQAVVMEDSLSKSLAAIFGRVESETGLPALRNEGSSRLAQSALETYQNAQEALKRGNWAEYGRYQEQLQEILEQLSK; from the coding sequence ATGAACGGTAGGAAACTTCTCAAACCTATTCTCATAGTTGCGATCGTGGGTCTTTTGTTTTCTAAAACCCTGACTCATCTGTTGACAGAAGCCTGGTGGTTTGAGGGAGTTGGTTTTTTTGGAGTTTTTTGGACGAGATTAACTTGGCAAATTTTCGTCTGGGTAGGCACCTTTGCTGTCTATGCCCTATTTTTATGGGGAAACTATCGACTTGCCATGCGCGGAACGCGCCATCGTGCCTTTCGCTTTTTTGAGGGAGATAACTGGTTAGCCTCTGCCGAGACAAGCGCCAATTTTATCGCGTTCGTAGCGATCGCACTAGCAGCTTTCGTTGTAGCTATTGCCAGTCTCCCTGCCTGGGAAACCGTTCTCAAGTTTCTGCATCCCACCGAGTTTGGCAACCGCGATCCCATTTTCAGGCAGGACATCAGCTTTTACGTCTTCAAACTGCCTTTCTATGAAGGCATCTGCTACTGGCTTTTAGGACTTTTGCTGGCAGGACTGCTCCTGTCGGGACTAACCTACGCTCTCAACAGCAAAATCGCGCCGGGACGAGGTTGGAACATTAGCCTAGCAGGACAAGCCAAAACTCACTTAAGCTGTCTTTTAGCCGCGATCGCGCTCCCGCTTGCTGGGATGTTCTGGCTAGCACGCTATCGCCTTCTCTACAGTGCCGATGGAGTCGTCTTTGGGGCTGGCTATACCGATGTTAACGTTCGGTTGTTTGCTTACAAGGTCATGGCGCTTCTGGCGCTGGGAATAGCCGTAACCTTCCTGCTTTCGATGTGGCGGCGAAATTTTCTACTTCCTTTGCGCGGACTGGGAATTGTCGCGATCGCCTGGGTACTACTTGGGGTTATCTTTCCTTGGTTTGTCCAGCAATCAATCGTCAACCCCAACGAACTCGTCAAAGAAAAGCCTTACATCGCAAATAATATCAAATTTACCCAAGCGGCTTATCGCCTTGACGACGTGCAGCGAGAAAGTTATGCTGCCGAGGCGAGACTGAACCGCCAAGTATTACAAAATCATCAAACTACCATCCGCAACATTCGCCTGTGGGACTATCGTCCCCTACTCAGTACCTACCGCCAGCTTCAGGAGATTCGGCTTTATTACGAATTTAGGGATGTCGATGTCGATCGCTATCGTATCGATGACAATTACCAACAGGTCATGCTGTCGGCGCGGGAACTCGCCTTTAATCAGATCCCCCAGGAAGCCCGAACCTGGGTTAACCAACGGCTGAAATACACCCATGGTTACGGGTTGGTGATGAGTCCGGTCAATCGCGCGACTGCCGATGGCTTGCCCGAACTATATATCAAAGATATTCCGCCCGTCTCTCAAATCGATCTACAAGTAAGCCAACCTGCGATTTATTATGGCGAACAGACAGATAATTATATCTTTACAGGGACGACAACCGATGAGTTTGATTATCCCCAAGGCGATGGCAATGCCTTGACTCGCTATCGGGGGCAAGGCGGCGTAGCCATTCCCTCATTGTGGCACAGGTTAGCTTATGCCTACGACCTGGGCAGCCTGCAAATTTTGATTTCTAACTACTTTACCAACCAAAGTCGCATCCACTACTACCGACAAATTCAGGAACGAATCAGCCACATCGCGCCGTTTTTGCGCTATGACAGCGATCCCTATTTAGTGGTTATCGACGGTAGATTGCAGTGGATTTTGGATGCTTATACGGTTAGCGATCGCTATCCCTATTCCAAACCCGTTAACCCCAGTCAAGGCGACGGGGGAAAACTGACGGAGATCCTGCGCGATCGCGTCAACTACATCCGCAATTCGGTTAAAATCCTAGTGGATGCCTATGACGGCACTGTGAGATTTTTTGCCGTCGATGAAACCGATCCCTTACTCGCAACCTACCGCAAAATCTTTCCCAACTTGTTTGAAGCGAGTACGGCGATTCCCGAAGCAGTTAAAGCCCATTTTCGCTATCCACAAGACCTGTTCGTCATCCAGGCACAGGTATATCTAGCCTATCATATGACCGATCCAGAGGTATTTTACAATCGCGAAGACCTTTGGAATTTTCCCATGCAAATCTATGAGGGCAATCCAGTTCGCATGGAACCTTATTACGTTCTCGTGCGCCTGCCGGGACGGGAAGAAGCTGAATTCCTGCTCATTTTGCCCTTCACTCCTGCCAACAAAGACAACGCGATCGCTTGGATGGCAGCGCGTTCCAACGGCAAAGACTACGGCAAACTGCTGCTGTACGAGTTTCCCAAACAAAAATTAGTTTATGGCCCCCGACAAATTGAAGCCCGCATCGACCAAGAACCGCAGATTTCCCAGCAGTTTAGTCTTTGGAATCAGGCAGGATCTAGGGTCATACGCGGCGATTTGTTAGTAATCCCTATCGAGCAATCTTTGCTCTACGTCGAACCCGTTTATTTGCGGGCAGAACAAGGCGAATTGCCTCAACTCAAACGCGCGATCGTTGTTTATGACCAAGCGGTCGTGATGGAAGATTCTCTTTCAAAATCCTTGGCGGCAATTTTCGGCAGGGTCGAATCCGAGACGGGATTGCCTGCCCTCCGAAATGAGGGAAGTTCCAGATTAGCCCAATCTGCCCTAGAGACTTATCAAAACGCACAAGAGGCATTGAAGCGGGGAAACTGGGCTGAGTACGGACGCTATCAAGAACAGTTGCAAGAAATTTTAGAGCAGTTATCAAAATAA
- a CDS encoding HPF/RaiA family ribosome-associated protein translates to MQLPASITFRHIPPFEAIEAKIRKDAAKLECFYDRIMSCPVVAESPHRHHYKDRLDRVRIDLTAPNGELVVKRDPPEHQTHENISVVIRDAFDAAKRKLQDYDRLQRHKTKTHEVPPHGWIATLFPDEGYGFIETSDGREVYFHQNSVLNGAFSQLQVGDEVRFTKEEGNKGLQTITVRLIGKHHLLG, encoded by the coding sequence ATGCAATTGCCAGCGTCAATCACTTTTCGCCACATCCCGCCATTTGAAGCAATTGAGGCGAAAATTCGCAAGGATGCTGCTAAACTAGAGTGTTTCTATGACCGAATCATGAGCTGTCCGGTCGTCGCGGAGTCTCCGCATCGACATCACTACAAGGACAGACTCGATCGCGTGCGAATCGACCTGACCGCGCCCAATGGGGAATTGGTTGTGAAACGCGATCCACCTGAGCATCAAACTCACGAAAATATCTCTGTAGTAATTCGGGATGCCTTCGATGCAGCCAAGCGCAAACTGCAAGACTATGATCGCCTTCAGCGGCATAAAACCAAGACTCACGAAGTTCCGCCCCATGGCTGGATTGCTACATTGTTTCCAGACGAGGGCTATGGCTTCATTGAGACATCCGATGGTCGCGAAGTTTATTTTCACCAGAACAGCGTCCTCAATGGTGCTTTCAGCCAGTTACAGGTGGGAGACGAGGTTCGCTTCACCAAAGAGGAAGGCAACAAAGGTCTCCAAACCATTACCGTCAGACTAATTGGCAAGCACCATCTGCTAGGTTGA